A DNA window from Polyodon spathula isolate WHYD16114869_AA chromosome 18, ASM1765450v1, whole genome shotgun sequence contains the following coding sequences:
- the LOC121330563 gene encoding THAP domain-containing protein 2-like, whose translation MPRCSAFACSKLSTKGCGKTFHLFPKNIERRQLWVARMRRQEFKPSNRAVLCSDHFEEAYFDKTGQTVRLRPDAVPTIFNFPDHLQKKAGSHKPPTKRQPAELHKNPPEAGSSHQQTSPDKACKKRLKLGQQKTRRLRKKVEALQNIVDSMQSSHMISESPPRSGCITWPGHSQTLPLAS comes from the exons ATGCCTCGCTGTTCGGCCTTTGCATGCAGCAAATTATCGACCAAGGGATGTGGCAAGACCTTTCACCT ttttcccAAGAACATTGAGAGAAGACAGCTGTGGGTGGCCAGGATGAGGAGACAGGAGTTCAAGCCATCAAACAGGGCAGTACTGTGTTCTGATCATTTTGAGGAGGCATATTTTGATAAAACCGGACAAACTGTTAGACTGAGACCAGATGCTGTACCGACAATCTTCAACTTTCCTGATCATCTTCAGAAG AAAGCTGGCAGTCACAAACCACCTACAAAAAGACAACCTGCAGAACTACACAAAAATCCACCAGAAGCAGGGTCAAGTCATCAGCAGACTTCACCAGACAAGGCCTGCAAAAAAAGGTTGAAGCTAGGTCAGCAGAAAACCAGGAGGTTGAGGAAGAAAGTAGAGGCCCTGCAAAACATTGTTGACTCCATGCAGAGTTCACACATGATCTCAGAGTCTCCTCCAAGATCAGGCTGCATCACTTGGCCAGGTCATTCACAGACCCTGCCACTGGCAAGCTAA